In a single window of the Drosophila albomicans strain 15112-1751.03 chromosome 3, ASM965048v2, whole genome shotgun sequence genome:
- the LOC117567601 gene encoding uncharacterized protein LOC117567601 — MPDLACFSYNRFFQMSTFQRVAIIVITMSYYHNVLGDMTKMSKKSHVEDFEGVTVLFEALTTSPNDDNCRISQGMYVLE, encoded by the exons ATGCCTGATCTAGCCTGCTTTAGTTACAATAGGTTCTTCCAAATGTCAACATTTCAAAGAGTCGCAATTATTGTCATAACAATGTCATATTACCACAACGTCCTTGGCGATATGACGAAAATGTCGAAGAAGTCGCATGTTGAGGACTTTGAAGGCGTTACTGTATTATTTGAGGCTCTTACAACATCGCCAAACGACGACAACTG TCGTATATCTCAAGGAATGTACGTCCTGGAATAA
- the LOC117567600 gene encoding ribosome biogenesis protein BRX1 homolog, producing the protein MGRKFQKKGKKVEQLEIVPLDENPPLPSQRPSDEVIPKKEKWINKQRVLVFAARGISHRDRHLMRDIKTLMPHHRAESKMERAKTLSVINEMSEMKHCNKAMLFEGRRKRDLYMWVANTSGATGPSAKFLIENIHTMAELKLTGNCLKGSRPFLSFDAKFDELPHLKLLKELLVQTFSVPNHHPKSQPFIDHVYTFTYLDNRIWFRNFQILSEDGGLSEVGPRYVMNPVKIFDGSFTGKTIWENPDYVSPSKQRQLLKKAAKDKYVNRVEQKVQHEATRPMNAYEGLDNEEIFDDEDPIETAKLLALKAKKKAQQTKTPKAALTQKIKDKQMKAVQKVIEQRKAKVKREKKV; encoded by the exons atgggCCGTAAATTCCAAAAGAAAGGAAAGAAGGTCGAGCAGTTGGAGATTGTGCCGCTGGATGAAAATCCACCACTTCCATCACAACGACCATCTGATGAAGTGATTCCAAAAAAG GAGAAATGGATCAACAAGCAGCGTGTATTGGTGTTTGCCGCACGTGGTATCAGCCACCGAGACAGACATTTAATGCGTGATATCAAAACATTGATGCCGCATCATCGTGCCGAGTCCAAAATGGAGCGTGCCAAAACGTTGTCGGTCATCAATGAAATGTCTGAGATGAAGCACTGCAACAAGGCCATGTTGTTTGAGGGACGCCGTAAAAGAGATTTGTACATGTGGGTGGCGAATACTTCGGGTGCTACCGGACCATCGGCTAAATTTCTCATTGAGAATATTCACACAATGGCTGAGTTGAAATTGACCGGCAATTGCTTGAAGGGTTCGCGTCCGTTCCTATCGTTTGATGCTAAGTTTGACGAGTTGCCACATCTGAAACTGCTCAAAGAGTTGTTGGTGCAGACATTTTCGGTGCCTAACCATCATCCCAAGAGCCAGCCGTTTATTGACCATGTGTACACATTCACCTACCTGGATAATCGCATCTGGTTCCGTAATTTCCAAATCCTTTCCGAAGATGGTGGTCTCTCCGAGGTGGGACCCCGATATGTCATGAATCCTGTAAAGATTTTTGATGGCTCATTTACGGGCAAAACCATTTGGGAGAATCCCGACTACGTGAGTCCATCGAAGCAGAGACAATTGTTGAAGAAGGCTGCCAAGGACAAATATGTTAATCGTGTTGAGCAAAAGGTGCAACACGAAGCAACGCGTCCCATGAATGCTTATGAGGGTCTGGACAATGAAGAGATCTTCGACGACGAGGACCCCATTGAGACAGCCAAACTGTTAGCACTGAAGGCCAAAAAGAAGGCACAGCAAACTAAAACACCGAAGGCGGCATTGACACAAAAGATTAAGGACAAACAGATGAAGGCCGTGCAGAAGGTGATTGAGCAAAGGAAGGCCAAGGTGAAACGTGAGAAAAaggtttaa
- the LOC117567598 gene encoding choline transporter-like 1 yields the protein MGCAESKDGEGEAQNNRNRPKYRSCTDVFWLVLYILFWLFLIVIAIFSFVFGNPLRLINGYDSFGNTCGVKHNERFQNFPLSGRNTLDTPELFYFSVKELKQSLKICVKTCPKRTLNEPSELFSYFTETGTQLCKYDYNMAQVERLSKGDKTFNILGPCPTLPVLESSPVLHRCVPKTAADEVVNVLNSWDVAQQFLSDIYSTWHLIAAVCGISLLISIVLVITMHWLSRLVSWIICVLVIIASVGLAGALWYAYYSIRNKSPNVQYSQLEEFLRNRDAVFALAVIATITMIILLVIIYFLKNKLSGLSALFEEAGVCMMNLPGLLIAPLLAFIVLIAFLSFWVVVVICLVTATTPDESPLAPFHGNAGFQQLPATAGQFLNQTATTNDQRTIPRIEYAEAGALRSMFWVYVVGLIWTVEFIFACQQFALAAAVAFWYFGKPTTTPTWYAIGKLIKYHLGTVAKGSFVITIFKIPRLILTYLYAKLKKGEDKGSECAACCLKCCICGFWLLEKFIRFLNHNAYTVVAIESINFCPAAGIAWNAMATNALQVATINSIGDFILFLGKVVVAALSGLIGIVMLKDKPGLNFYMAPVILIIIFSFFIAHIVLSLFEMVVDTLFLCVCEDKTINGRAGRWAQSNLAKLVGEEPLQPGEEPPIQVVEMMPINKQPFSITRLPPTDAEVYPMAE from the exons ATGGGGTGTGCGGAGAGCAAGGACGGCGAAGGCGAAGCCCAAAACAATAGAAATAGACCAAAATACCGCTCCTGTACCGACGTATTTTGGCTTGTACTTTACATATTGTTTTGGCTATTTCTG ATTGTGATTGCGATCTTCTCCTTCGTTTTTGGCAATCCATTGCGTCTGATTAATGGCTATGACTCCTTTGGCAATACCTGTGGCGTTAAGCACAATGAACGCTTTCAGAATTTCCCGCTATCCGGACGCAATACACTTGACACACCCGAACTGTTCTACTTCAGTGTCAAGGAGCTCAAACAATCGCTTAAGATTTGCGTTAAAACCTGTCCGAAACGCACACTGAATGAACCCAGCGAGCTGTTCAGTTATTTTACTGAAACTGGCACACAACTCTGCAAATATGACTATAATATGGCGCAAGTGGAAAGGCTGAGCAAGGGCGACAAGACGTTCAACATACTCGGCCCGTGTCCCACGCTTCCAGTGCTCGAAAG ttCGCCGGTGTTGCATCGTTGCGTGCCCAAAACGGCTGCTGATGAGGTGGTCAATGTGCTCAACAGCTGGGATGTTGCTCAACAGTTTCTCTCCGATATTTACTCCACCTGGCACCTTATAGCCGCAGTCTGCGGTATTTCCCTGC TCATTTCCATTGTATTGGTTATCACGATGCATTGGCTTTCCCGCCTCGTCTCCTGGATAATTTGTGTGCTCGTCATCATTGCCAGCGTTGGCTTGGCTGGTGCATTGTGGTATGCTTACTACAGCATACGCAACAAGTCGCCAAATGTTCAATACTCTCAACTGGAGGAGTTCTTGCGCAATCGAGATGCTGTCTTTGCCTTGGCTGTTATAGCCACTATAACTATG atCATTCTGTTGGTcatcatatattttttgaaaaataaattgtccGGCTTGTCGGCACTTTTTGAGGAGGCTGGCGTCTGCATGATGAATCTGCCTGGACTGTTAATAGCTCCACTCTTGGCATTTATAGtgctaattgcatttttaagcTTTTGGGTGGTGGTGGTCATCTGCCTTGTAACAGCCACCACTCCGGATGAGAGTCCGCTTGCACCGTTCCACGGCAATGCCGGATTTCAACAGCTGCCCGCCACTGCTGGGCAATTCCTCaaccaaacagcaacaacaaacgatcAAAGAA CTATTCCTCGTATAGAGTATGCGGAAGCCGGTGCTTTGCGTAGCATGTTCTGGGTCTATGTTGTGGGTCTCATTTGGACTGTGGAGTTTATATTTGCCTGCCaacaatttgctttggccgctGCTGTGgccttttggtattttggcAAGCCAACAACGACACCAACTTGGTATGCCATTGGCAAGCTGATTAAGTATCATTTGGGCACCGTTGCCAAGGGTTCTTTTGTGATTACCATTTTCAAAATTCCCCGCCTCATCTTGACGTATCTCTATGCCAA aTTGAAGAAGGGCGAGGATAAGGGCTCTGAATGCGCTGCCTGCTGTTTGAAGTGCTGCATTTGCGGCTTTTGGCTGCTTGAGAAGTTTATACGATTCCTTAATCATAATGCCTACACTGTGGTTGCCATTGAATCCATCAACTTTTGCCCAGCCGCAGGCATC GCTTGGAATGCCATGGCCACCAATGCTTTGCAAGTGGCAACAATCAACAGCATTGGTGACTTTATTCTCTTCTTGGGCAAGGTTGTTGTGGCCGCACTTTCCGGCTTGATTGGCATCGTTATGCTGAAGGATAAGCCGGGACTTAATTTCTATATGGCGCCCGTCATATTGATTATCATCTTCTCGTTCTTTATTGCTCACATTGTGCTGTCGCTCTTTGAGATGGTCGTCGATACACTCTTCCTGTGTGTCTGCGAGGATAAGACGATTAATGGACGCGCCGGTCGCTGGGCGCAGAGCAATCTGGCCAAGCTAGTTGGCGAGGAACCGCTGCAGCCGGGCGAAGAGCCACCAATTCAGGTGGTCGAAATGATGCCCATTAACAAGCAGCCATTCAGCATTACACGACTGCCACCCACAGATGCCGAAGTGTATCCTATGGCCGAGTAA
- the LOC117570859 gene encoding uncharacterized protein LOC117570859, with the protein MDTVYGTKKYFQSLSGVSDIYRTQTCRQMNTSEYNYQNTLGRRSQLGAYYHMNKQPSYTNDHSINSQYGYNTWGIWRDGRNIAPSTFSTKTHAHYPKNRSFSIILTTAAFIVLLAVISIAGLAFYFSSIKATLEDPVLGFEGSFRIAKGDLYSTGLKYNHTTTYKQKIDFYKRFVERSLTDNGLQPLRTDVWGFGEGPLIKVSFRVFLDVRKLPQNILSVEEYIKESLFLETSASKSLYRSIRLDSDSVEIKRILDEQVVRSAGILKEAQTVPTSQTQLEKRLMKKGAGAGAGAPLQTKPSGLSTPKPRPAVRPHSPDDEPDIDVENAPVIQGSFEGSFEITKTDADIARKKASPTRSYQSTSLPPKTISVTPYSLRVKPKKPGIEKLTTVTIRENSPTTTTSKATTRKHIKTTTPATTKATTRSTTTTTTTTTTTTTTTTPKPSTTKTTTTTAAPPVSRTTPSTTTTPATTPSTTTSTTNPTTTTTTGTPTISSSTATLPKLDASLFTTFPILDTQPWRPIHREVPELLPGPPPAFPTKTLPGLGAPPSMPTTTMQTVNHLPQRRIDELELPFIGDNPTPPSAAMPALNVDPFGALPGFMGGSLRKPDGKLDNPSQQEQDMLFYHNFGSPVFLPGTENIERLGGALVEPHPLPVPLIDDVIVPPFRPINPTMDGLHKLQFNIDGSNERFEHLGGGVIAKKQENATQHEVQSKNKPLETTTPKFSSTSTTTVAVTGSTTPLKIEIGNMPNKPTENSVLADTIGEFFMELLNLPKEDNATISTTSTVEPEPIESRIEPDEIADDEVESQLPTTKAKPNFMNLKEIILQRNTPTPAPESTTTTSTTTTTTTKPTTTTTTTTTPIPTTKKNRVRPTAPTMLDDSNLFPSHSKWEFVNSSAPLNFGSNGNMRKVFNKTLQAWVSEDVEKTENLTLHDIKTRINNASNIQDISLIFDTLASKLGITPSASTKFPPFSHNKLKHSQRNETKVKLSSSSSTTTELPELLPESSVKNFIELPLQQREPFIKPMSSFMDDGSSEVLGAAIPVVGEAEVEVIDPLKYEELLKTSQFAEPITSTSTEPSPHRLVTLLPVRSNSGIRTYKPISEDLEFESQRSQSDSDIVSVSSNPQVQIPAQVQNQSQSQSQTQLSSGIRRKSNINQSRKFAQPPAEAIVKGGIKVTVKK; encoded by the exons ATGGATACCGTTTATGGCACCAAAAAGTACTTCCAGAGTTTGTCCGGAGTCAGTGATATCTATCGAACGCAGACATGTCGACAAATG AACACCTCCGAATACAATTATCAGAACACGCTGGGCCGACGCTCCCAGCTTGGCGCCTATTATCATATGAATAAGCAGCCATCGTATACGAATGATCACAGCATCAACAGTCAGTACGGCTATAATACCTGGGGCATCTGGCGGGATGGTCGCAACATTGCTCCGTCCACTTTTTCAACGAAGACCCATGCCCATTATCCAAAGAATCGTTCCTTCTCCATCATATTGACCACGGCGGCGTTTATAGTGCTGCTCGCTGTCATCTCCATAGCTGGATTGGCGTTCTACTTTAGTTCGATTAAGGCCACGCTCGAGGATC CTGTACTGGGCTTCGAGGGCTCCTTCCGCATTGCCAAGGGTGATCTCTATTCCACCGGACTAAAGTACAATCATACGACGACCTACAAACAAAAGATTGACTTTTACAAGCGCTTCGTGGAGCGCTCGCTTACTGATAACGGACTGCAGCCATTGCGCACCGATGTCTGGGGCTTTGGTGAGGGTCCATTGATCAAGGTCTCATTCCGCGTGTTCCTCGATGTGCGCAAATTGCCACA AAACATACTCAGCGTGGAGGAGTACATCAAGGAGTCTTTGTTCCTGGAAACATCCGCCAGCAAGTCGCTCTATCGTTCGATACGTTTAGACTCCGACTCAGTGGAGATCAAACGCATACTGGACGAACAGGTTGTGCGCTCAGCGGGCATCCTTAAGGAAGCT CAAACCGTGCCCACCAGCCAGACTCAACTGGAGAAGCGCTTGATGAAGAAGGGTGCTGGAGCCGGAGCGGGAGCTCCGTTGCAAACCAAACCCAGTGGGTTGAGCACACCGAAGCCACGTCCAGCTGTGCGTCCGCACTCGCCAGATGATGAGCCCGATATTGATGTGGAGAATGCACCCGTTATTCAGGGCTCCTTCGAGGGTTCCTTTGAGATAACCAAAACCGATGCGGACATTGCACGCAAGAAGGCGTCGCCCACACGTTCCTATCAGAGCACCAGCCTGCCGCCCAAGACCATCTCCGTCACGCCTTATTCGTTGCGTGTGAAACCCAAGAAGCCGGGCATTGAGAAGTTGACCACAGTAACGATTCGGGAAAACTCaccgacgacaacaacgagcaaGGCGACCACCCGAAAGCACATCAAAACCACAACACCAGCGACGACTAAAGCTACAACTAGGAGCaccacgacaacaaccacgacgacgacgacaacaacaactacaactactcCCAAGCCCAGCACCACGAAGACTACAACCACGACAGCAGCGCCTCCAGTCTCCAGGACCACACCGAGCACAACCACAACGCCAGCCACAACTCCtagcacaacaacaagcaccaccaacccaacaacaactacaacaacaggcACACCAACGATAAGCAGCTCAACTGCTACGTTGCCAAAGCTGGATGCAAGTCTCTTCACCACCTTCCCAATACTCGACACGCAACCCTGGCGTCCCATCCATCGTGAGGTGCCCGAGTTGCTGCCCGGACCGCCACCCGCTTTTCCCACCAAGACCTTGCCGGGCCTGGGTGCTCCACCTTCGATGCCAACCACAACCATGCAGACTGTCAATCATCTGCCACAACGTCGTATAGATGAGCTGGAGCTGCCTTTTATTGGGGATAATCCTACGCCACCCTCAGCTGCTATGCCTGCTCTGAATGTGGATCCGTTTGGCGCGCTGCCCGGCTTTATGGGTGGATCGTTGCGTAAGCCGGATGGCAAGTTGGATAATCCCAGTCAGCAGGAGCAGGACATGCTCTTCTATCACAACTTTGGCAGTCCCGTCTTCCTACCAGGCACAGAGAATATTGAACGCTTGGGCGGCGCTCTTGTGGAGCCGCATCCGTTGCCCGTGCCGCTGATCGATGATGTGATTGTGCCACCTTTTAGGCCCATTAATCCCACCATGGATGGACTGCATAAGCTGCAGTTTAACATCGATGGAAGCAACGAGAGATTTGAGCATTTGGGAGGTGGAGTCATTGCCAAGAAGCAGGAGAACGCCACACAGCACGAAGTCCAATCGAAGAACAAGCCACTGGAAACCACGACACCCAAGTTCAGCTCAACTTCAACAACTACCGTTGCGGTCACTGGTTCCACAACGcctctgaagattgagataggAAACATGCCTAATAAACCTACAGAAAACTCCGTGCTCGCCGATACTATTGGAGAGTTTTTCATGGAACTGCTGAATCTACCGAAGGAGGACAACGCCACCATCAGCACAACAAGCACAGTGGAGCCCGAGCCTATTGAATCCCGCATAGAGCCAGACGAGATCGCTGACGATGAAGTGGAGTCGCAGCTGCCCACAACAAAAGCTAAGCCAAACTTTATGAATCTCAAGGAAATCATACTGCAAAGGAACACGCCAACACCGGCTCCCGAATCCACTACAACGACAagcacaactacaactacaactactaaaccaaccacaaccacaactacgacaacaacaccaatTCCGACGACTAAGAAAAACCGCGTGCGTCCAACCGCGCCCACAATGCTCGATGACTCTAATCTGTTTCCCTCGCATTCCAAGTGGGAATTCGTCAACAGCTCCGCGCCCCTCAATTTTGGTTCCAACGGCAACATGAGGAAGGTTTTCAACAAGACGTTGCAAGCTTGGGTCTCCGAGGATGTGGAGAAGACGGAAAACTTGACGTTGCACGACATCAAGACACGAATTAACAATGCCAGCAATATACAGGACATATCTCTGATCTTTGACACGCTCGCCTCCAAATTGGGCATCACTCCCAGTGCCTCCACGAAGTTTCCGCCCTTTTCGCACAATAAACTAAAGCATAGTCAGCGCAATGAGACCAAGGTGAAGCTCAGCTCAAGCTCCTCCACCACCACTGAGCTGCCCGAATTATTACCGGAATCGAGCGTGAAGAACTTTATCGAACTCCCACTGCAGCAGCGTGAACCTTTCATCAAGCCCATGTCTAGTTTTATGGATGATGGATCGTCTGAAGTGCTTGGCGCTGCGATTCCAGTTGTGGGCGAGGCAGAGGTTGAGGTCATTGATCCATTGAAGTATGAGGAACTACTGAAAACATCACAGTTTGCCGAGCCAATCACATCCACATCAACAGAGCCAAGTCCTCATCGCTTAGTCACCCTACTCCCGGTTCGCTCCAACTCGGGCATTCGGACGTACAAACCCATCTCTGAAGATCTTGAATTTGAATCGCAACGCAGTCAAAGTGACAGCGATATCGTGTCCGTTTCCAGCAATCCTCAAGTCCAGATACCTGCTCAGGTGCAGAACCAATCGCAGTCACAGTCTCAAACCCAATTGAGCAGTGGCATACGTCGCAAGAGCAACATAAATCAGAGCCGTAAATTTGCTCAGCCGCCTGCGGAGGCGATTGTCAAAGGTGGAATAAAAGTCACCGTAAAGAAGTGA
- the LOC117570860 gene encoding V-type proton ATPase subunit e 2 — MGAAFFPILFFTALWGAVGIGMPIMTPNGPHQNLIRCILMLTAACCWLFWLCCYMAQMNPLIGPKIKRDALAMIAKSWSGNTLRDA; from the coding sequence atggGAGCTGCGTTCTTTCCAATTCTATTTTTCACAGCCCTTTGGGGAGCTGTGGGCATTGGAATGCCGATTATGACGCCAAACGGTCCGCATCAGAATTTAATACGCTGTATTCTGATGCTAACTGCGGCCTGTTGTTGGCTGTTCTGGCTCTGCTGCTATATGGCCCAGATGAATCCTTTGATTGGACCAAAAATTAAACGTGATGCCCTTGCTATGATTGCAAAGTCGTGGAGTGGTAATACGCTGCGAGATGCATAA
- the LOC117571620 gene encoding zinc finger matrin-type protein 2 has product MTMRPDDHRRKWDKNEYQKLAQERLLNQTAPKEEEPVQRENLKRRDYKVDLDSKLGKSVVINKNTPTSQSGGYYCNVCDCVVKDSINFLDHINGKKHQRNLGMSMKVERSTVDQVKERFQQNKKKMEEKQKDYELDKRLREAKEEEDRYKEHRKEKRKERKRKAEENGSGGNDFANGLPDDMAAIMGFSGFGGSKKNS; this is encoded by the exons ATGACGATGCGACCCGATGACCACCGCAGAAAATGGGACAAGAACGAGTATCAAAAGTTGGCTCAGGAGCGCCTGCTCAATCAAACGGCGCCCAAGGAAGAAG AGCCTGTGCAGCGAGAGAATCTCAAACGACGTGACTACAAGGTTGACCTCGATAGCAAATTGGGCAAAAGTGTTGTgatcaacaaaaacacaccTACCTCACAATCTGGCGGCTACTATTGCAATGTTTGCGATTGTGTCGTCAAGGATTCGATCAATTTTCTGGATCACATCAATGGCAAGAAGCATCAACGGAATCTGGGCATGTCCATGAAAGTGGAGCGCAGCACCGTTGATCAGGTCAAGGAGCGCTTTCAAcagaacaaaaagaaaatggagGAGAAGCAAAAAGACTACGAACTGGACAAGAGATTACGCGAGGccaaggaggaggaggatcgCTACAAGGAGCACAGAAAAGAGAAGCGAAAAGAGCGCAAACGCAAAGCCGAGGAGAATGGGAGCGGTGGCAATGACTTCGCCAATGGACTGCCTGATGACATGGCTGCTATCATGGGTTTCTCTGGCTTTGGCGGCTCGAAGAAGAACTCATAG
- the LOC117571615 gene encoding phosphatidylserine lipase ABHD16A: MSFYNYIFGPKLYMEYKGVPEPQRKIYEPGAVEKFGEQILSTLSVVWSLSYYTSPLIFTFLYRRGYFVSDSIPTLAKFTTSVGLIVVLSLLMRGVGRRQSKAYTNMVNALAQAKGNKSSEPLRRFDIDFSAWPIDFDVKALAGDLKKPTNTVSRREEKLSIATLPCELIAYLAINTFGLSMIYPGSVKLLQKFMRPMLIAGRAKLIEDDNGIRYKVKTIDSNEIDTLFIDNRNDNVGNGKTLVICSEGNAGFYEVGIMSTPIALKYSVLGWNHPGFAGSTGSPHPEQDKNAIDAVVRFAINQLGFAVEDIILYGWSIGGFSTLWAASIYPEVKGVILDATFDDVLYLAQPRMPASLGGIVRVAIRKHCNLNNAELAMNYNGPLLLIRRTEDEIIAEDNRIDTNRGNYLTMSVLKYRYPNLFTAAQLSTTKGLLSKPLESFNYTVAEEKLCMSRLITYASDEGKSFPMLIGADYSEEMRNQMALFLLRKHLRDYNSTHCTQLPGEFFNIPWDIPIEHGFVFT; this comes from the exons ATGAGTttctataattatatattcgGACCAAAGTTGTACATGGAGTACAAAGGTGTACCCGAACCGCAG CGAAAAATTTACGAACCCGGCGCAGTTGAAAAGTTCGGAGAGCAAATATTGTCCACG CTGTCGGTAGTTTGGTCGCTCAGCTATTACACGTCACCGCTGATCTTCACATTCCTGTATAGACGCGGTTATTTTGTGTCCGACTCGATACCAACGCTGGCGAAATTCACAACGAGCGTGGGCCTAATCGTTGTCCTCTCACTGTTGATGCGCGGCGTTGGACGCCGCCAGTCCAAGGCATATACGAACATGGTGAATGCCCTTGCACAGGCAAAGGGAAACAAATCGTCGGAGCCACTGCGTCGCTTTGACATCGACTTTTCAGCCTGGCCAATTGATTTCGATGTTAAAGCCTTGGCCGG CGACCTCAAGAAGCCCACAAATACTGTGAGTCGACGTGAGGAGAAATTAAGTATTGCAACATTGCCCTGTGAGTTGATTGCTTATTTGGCCATCAATACCTTTGGTCTCTCCATGATTTATCCGGGTTCCGTCAAACTGTTGCAGAAATTCATGC GACCAATGTTGATCGCAGGACGAGCCAAGCTCATTGAGGACGACAATGGTATTCGCTACAAAGTGAAAACGATTGATTCAAACGAAATCGATACACTGTTCATCGATAATCGTAACGATAACGTGGGCAATGGCAAAACACTCGTCATTTGTTCCGAGGGCAATGCTGGATTCTATGAGGTGGGCATCATGAGCACACCCATTGCCCTGAAATACTCGGTGCTGGGCTGGAATCATCCCGGCTTTGCTGGCAGCACGGGCAGCCCGCATCCCGAGCAGGATAAGAACGCTATCGATGCTGTTGTCCGATTTGCCATCAATCAGTTGGGCTTTGCCGTTGAGGACATCATCTTGTATGGTTGGAGTATTGGCGGATTCAGTACTTTGTGGGCGGCATCCATCTATCCAGAGGTCAAGGGCGTG ATTCTTGATGCCACATTCGATGATGTGCTCTATTTGGCGCAGCCTCGTATGCCGGCTAGTCTTGGTGGCATTGTTCGCGTTGCCATACGCAAGCATTGCAATCTGAATAATGCAGAATTGGCAATGAATTACAATGGACCCTTGCTGTTGATACGTCGCACCGAAGATGAGATAATTGCCGA GGATAATCGCATTGATACAAATCGTGGCAATTATCTGACCATGTCGGTGCTCAAGTATCGCTATCCCAACTTGTTTACTGCTGCACAATTGTCGACGACCAAGGGATTGCTATCGAAGCCATTGGAATCTTTTAATTACACCGTCGCCGAGGAGAAACTCTGCATGTCGCGCCTTATTACTTATGCCTCCGATGAGGGTAAATCATTCCCCATGTTGATTGGTGCCGATTACAGCGAAGAAATGCGCAATCAAATGGCATTGTTTTTG TTGCGCAAGCATTTACGTGATTACAACTCGACACATTGCACACAATTGCCCGGGGAGTTCTTCAACATTCCATGGGACATACCCATCGAGCATGGATTTGTATTCACTTAA